In Delphinus delphis chromosome 11, mDelDel1.2, whole genome shotgun sequence, one genomic interval encodes:
- the PANX2 gene encoding pannexin-2 gives MHHLLEPSADMATALLAGEKLRELILPGAQDDKAGALAALLLQLKLELPFDRVVTIGTVLVPILLVTLVFTKNFAEEPIYCYTPHNFTRDQALYARGYCWTELRDALPGVDASLWPSLFEHKLLPYSLLAFAAIMYVPALGWEFLASTRLTSELNFLLQEIDNCYHRAAEGRAPKIEKQIQSKGPGITERERREIIENAEKEKSPEQNLFEKYLERRGRSNFLAKLYLARHLLILLLSVAPISYLCTYCATQKQNEFTCALGAAPGGGPAVRVTCKLPSVQLQRIVAGVDIVLLCSMNLIILVNLIHLFIFRKSNFIFDKLHKVGIKTRRQWRRSQFCDINILAMFCNENRDHIKSLNRLDFITNESDLMYDNVVRQLLAALAQSNHDATPTVRDEGVQTVDPSANPAEPEGAAEPPVVKRPRKKMKWIPTSNPLPQPFKEPLAIMRVENSKAEKPKPVRRKTATDTLIAPLLDAGARAAHHYKGGGGDTGPPPDKKHARHFSLDVHPYILGTKKSKAEAMPAALPASRSQEGGFLSQAEECGLGLTAAPTTDAPLPAEPARAALPSGGPFHICSPSAAPATAPLSPASLGKPDPLAVLSRNATRPLLHISTLYEAREEEDVAPRAPPDVGSLLTIPPPQQILIATFEETRTAVSAVEF, from the exons ATGCACCACCTCCTGGAGCCGTCCGCGGACATGGCGACGGCGCTGCTGGCCGGCGAGAAGCTGCGCGAGCTGATCCTGCCCGGCGCGCAGGACGACAAGGCGGGCGCCCTGGCcgcgctgctgctgcagctcaaGCTGGAGCTGCCGTTCGATCGCGTGGTCACCATCGGCACCGTGCTGGTCCCCATCCTGCTGGTCACCCTGGTCTTCACCAAGAACTTCGCAG AGGAGCCCATTTACTGCTACACGCCGCACAACTTCACCCGCGACCAGGCGCTGTACGCCCGCGGCTACTGCTGGACGGAGCTGCGGGACGCGCTGCCCGGCGTGGACGCCAGCCTGTGGCCGTCGCTGTTTGAGCACAAGCTGCTGCCCTACTCGCTGCTGGCCTTCGCGGCCATCATGTACGTGCCCGCGCTGGGCTGGGAGTTCCTGGCGTCCACGCGCCTCACCTCCGAGCTCAACTTCCTGCTGCAGGAGATCGACAACTGCTACCACAGGGCTGCCGAGGGCCGCGCGCCCAAGATCGAGAAGCAGATCCAATCCAAGGGGCCCGGCATCACGGAGCGCGAGCGGCGTGAGATCATCGAGAACGCGGAGAAGGAGAAGAGCCCAGAGCAGAACCTGTTCGAGAAGTACCTGGAGCGCCGCGGCCGCAGCAACTTCCTGGCCAAACTCTACCTGGCGCGGCACTTGCTCATCCTGCTGCTCAGCGTGGCGCCCATCTCCTACCTGTGCACCTACTGCGCCACCCAGAAGCAGAATGAGTTCACCTGCGCGCTGGGCGCGGCCCCGGGTGGCGGCCCGGCCGTGCGTGTCACCTGCAAGCTGCCATCTGTGCAGCTGCAGCGCATCGTGGCGGGCGTGGACATCGTGCTGCTCTGCTCCATGAACCTCATCATCCTCGTCAACCTCATccacctcttcatcttccgcaagAGCAACTTCATCTTCGACAAGCTGCACAAGGTGGGCATCAAGACCCGCCGGCAGTGGCGCCGCTCGCAGTTCTGCGACATCAACATCCTGGCCATGTTCTGCAACGAGAACCGCGACCACATCAAGTCGCTCAACCGGCTGGACTTCATTACCAACGAGAGCGACCTCATGTACGACAACGTGGTGCGGCAGCTGCTGGCCGCGCTTGCGCAGTCCAACCACGACGCCACGCCCACCGTGCGCGACGAGGGCGTGCAGACCGTGGACCCCAGCGCCAACCCCGCCGAGCCCGAGGGCGCCGCTGAGCCGCCCGTGGTCAAGCGGCCCCGCAAGAAGATGAAGTGGATCCCCACCAGCAACCCGCTGCCCCAGCCCTTCAAGGAGCCTCTGGCCATCATGCGCGTGGAGAACAGCAAGGCCGAGAAGcccaagcccgtgcgccgcaagaCGGCCACCGACACACTGATTGCGCCGCTGCTGGACGCGGGCGCACGCGCCGCGCACCATTATAAGGGTGGCGGGGGCGACACGGGCCCGCCCCCCGACAAGAAGCATGCCCGCCACTTCTCCCTGGACGTGCATCCCTACATCCTGGGCACCAAGAAGTCCAAGGCCGAGGCCATGCCTGCCGCCCTGCCAGCCTCCCGGAGCCAGGAAGGGGGCTTCCTGTCCCAGGCAGAGGAGTGTGGGCTGGGCCTGACCGCGGCACCCACCACAG ATGCACCGCTCCCCGCAGAGCCAGCCCGGGCCGCGCTGCCCTCAGGGGGCCCGTTTCACATCTGCTCGCCCTCCGCCGCCCCCGCCACGGCCCCTCTGTCGCCAGCCAGCCTGGGCAAGCCTGACCCCCTCGCCGTCCTGAGCCGCAACGCCACCCGCCCGCTGCTGCATATCAGCACCCTGTATGAGGCACGGGAGGAGGAGGACGTGGCCCCCCGAGCGCCCCCGGATGTGGGCAGCCTCCtcaccatccctcccccacagcaGATCCTCATTGCCACCTTTGAGGAGACAAGGACAGCAGTGAGTGCTGTGGAGTTCTGA
- the TRABD gene encoding traB domain-containing protein isoform X1, with amino-acid sequence MEGQDEQPLREASTEPIVTSGGSEVVPRVLPGEPQNLSDVDAFHLLLEMKLKRRQERPNLPRTVTELVAEDGSRVYVVGTAHFSDDSKKDVAKTIREVQPDVVVVELCQYRVSMLKMDERTLLREAKEISLEKLQQAVRQNGVMSGLMQMLLLKVSAHITEQLGMAPGGEFREAFKEASKVPFCKFHLGDRPIPVTFKRAIAALSFWQKIKLAWGLCFLSDPISKDDVERCKQKDLLEQMMAEMIGEFPDLHRTIVSERDIYLTYMLRQAARRLELPRASDAEPRKCVPSVVVGVVGMGHVPGIEKNWTTDLNIQEIMTVPPPSVCGRVSWLAAKAAFLGLLGYGLYWMGRRASSLVLSLPAAQYCLQRASEAWPHK; translated from the exons ATGGAGGGGCAGGACGAACAGCCCCTTCGCGAG GCCAGCACAGAGCCCATCGTGACTTCAGGGGGTTCGGAGGTGGTGCCCAGGGTGCTCCCCGGAGAGCCCCAGAACCTGT CCGACGTGGACGCTTTCCACCTGCTCCTGGAGATGAAGCTGAAGAGGCGGCAAGAGCGGCCCAACCTGCCGCGCACGGTGACCGAGCTGGTGGCCGAGGACGGGAGCCGCGTGTACGTGGTGGGCACGGCCCACTTCAGCGACGACAGCAAGAAAGACGTGGCGAAG ACCATCCGGGAGGTGCAGCCCGACGTGGTGGTGGTCGAGCTGTGCCAGTACCGCGTGTCCATGCTGAAGATGGACGAGCGCACACTGCTGCGCGAGGCCAAGGAGATCAGCCTGGAGAAGCTGCAGCAGGCCGTCAGGCAG AACGGGGTCATGTCGGGACTCATGCAGATGCTGCTGCTGAAGGTGTCCGCCCACATCACTGAGCAGCTGGGCATGGCCCCTGGCGGCGAGTTCCGGGAGGCTTTCAAGGAG GCCAGCAAGGTGCCTTTCTGCAAGTTCCACCTGGGCGACCGGCCTATCCCCGTCACCTTCAAGAGGGCCATCGCCGCCCTCTCTTTCTGGCAGAAGATCAAGCTGGCCTGGGGCCTGTGTTTCCTGTCGGACCCTATCAG CAAGGATGACGTGGAGCGGTGCAAGCAGAAGGACCTGCTGGAGCAGATGATGGCCGAGATGATCGGCGAGTTCCCCGACCTGCACCGCACCATCGTGTCTGAGCGGGACATCTATCTGACCTACATGCTGAGGCAGGCGGCCCGGCGCCTGGAGCTGCCCCGTGCCTCTGACG CCGAGCCCAGGAAGTGCGTCCCCTCCGTGGTGGTGGGCGTCGTGGGCATGGGCCACGTCCCCGGCATCGAGAAGAACTGGACCACCGACCTCAACATCCAGGAGATAATGAC CGTCCCCCCGCCGTCCGTCTGCGGCAGAGTGTCCTGGCTGGCCGCGAAGGCCGCCTTCCTGGGCCTCCTGGGCTACGGCCTGTACTGGATGGGGCGCCGTGCCAGCAGCCTGGTCTTGTCACTGCCTGCCGCCCAGTACTGCCTGCAGAGGGCCTCCGAGGCCTGGCCGCACAAGTAG
- the TRABD gene encoding traB domain-containing protein isoform X2, with translation MEGQDEQPLREASTEPIVTSGGSEVVPRVLPGEPQNLSDVDAFHLLLEMKLKRRQERPNLPRTVTELVAEDGSRVYVVGTAHFSDDSKKDVAKTIREVQPDVVVVELCQYRVSMLKMDERTLLREAKEISLEKLQQAVRQMLLLKVSAHITEQLGMAPGGEFREAFKEASKVPFCKFHLGDRPIPVTFKRAIAALSFWQKIKLAWGLCFLSDPISKDDVERCKQKDLLEQMMAEMIGEFPDLHRTIVSERDIYLTYMLRQAARRLELPRASDAEPRKCVPSVVVGVVGMGHVPGIEKNWTTDLNIQEIMTVPPPSVCGRVSWLAAKAAFLGLLGYGLYWMGRRASSLVLSLPAAQYCLQRASEAWPHK, from the exons ATGGAGGGGCAGGACGAACAGCCCCTTCGCGAG GCCAGCACAGAGCCCATCGTGACTTCAGGGGGTTCGGAGGTGGTGCCCAGGGTGCTCCCCGGAGAGCCCCAGAACCTGT CCGACGTGGACGCTTTCCACCTGCTCCTGGAGATGAAGCTGAAGAGGCGGCAAGAGCGGCCCAACCTGCCGCGCACGGTGACCGAGCTGGTGGCCGAGGACGGGAGCCGCGTGTACGTGGTGGGCACGGCCCACTTCAGCGACGACAGCAAGAAAGACGTGGCGAAG ACCATCCGGGAGGTGCAGCCCGACGTGGTGGTGGTCGAGCTGTGCCAGTACCGCGTGTCCATGCTGAAGATGGACGAGCGCACACTGCTGCGCGAGGCCAAGGAGATCAGCCTGGAGAAGCTGCAGCAGGCCGTCAGGCAG ATGCTGCTGCTGAAGGTGTCCGCCCACATCACTGAGCAGCTGGGCATGGCCCCTGGCGGCGAGTTCCGGGAGGCTTTCAAGGAG GCCAGCAAGGTGCCTTTCTGCAAGTTCCACCTGGGCGACCGGCCTATCCCCGTCACCTTCAAGAGGGCCATCGCCGCCCTCTCTTTCTGGCAGAAGATCAAGCTGGCCTGGGGCCTGTGTTTCCTGTCGGACCCTATCAG CAAGGATGACGTGGAGCGGTGCAAGCAGAAGGACCTGCTGGAGCAGATGATGGCCGAGATGATCGGCGAGTTCCCCGACCTGCACCGCACCATCGTGTCTGAGCGGGACATCTATCTGACCTACATGCTGAGGCAGGCGGCCCGGCGCCTGGAGCTGCCCCGTGCCTCTGACG CCGAGCCCAGGAAGTGCGTCCCCTCCGTGGTGGTGGGCGTCGTGGGCATGGGCCACGTCCCCGGCATCGAGAAGAACTGGACCACCGACCTCAACATCCAGGAGATAATGAC CGTCCCCCCGCCGTCCGTCTGCGGCAGAGTGTCCTGGCTGGCCGCGAAGGCCGCCTTCCTGGGCCTCCTGGGCTACGGCCTGTACTGGATGGGGCGCCGTGCCAGCAGCCTGGTCTTGTCACTGCCTGCCGCCCAGTACTGCCTGCAGAGGGCCTCCGAGGCCTGGCCGCACAAGTAG